In Nisaea acidiphila, the DNA window GGCCCGAACCGGTGCGCCGCCAGTCCGAGCATCTGGACGACTATCAAGCCGCGCTCGACAGGCTGAAGGAGATGGGACTGCTTTACCGCTGTTTCCTCTCCCGACGCGAGCTCAACGAAGCTCTGTCCGCGCCCCATGGCGCACCCGAAGTGGCCCCGAAGGATACCGATCTCCTGCTCCCGGAAAAGGAACGGCTAAAGCGAGAGGAGGAAGGCGCGCCCTTCGCGCTCCGCCTGCGCATGGCCCGCGCCATGGAGCGTGCCGGAGCGCTGACCTGGCACGACCGCGCCAGAGGGAAACAGGACGCCCGGCCGCAGATATTCGGCGATGTCGTCCTCGCCCGCCGGGACATTCCGACCAGCTATCACCTCTCGGTCACGGTGGACGATGCCCTGCAAGGTGTCACGCTGGTCACGCGCGGCGAGGATCTGTTCGACTCGACCCATATCCACCGGCTACTGCAGGCCCTGCTCGGACTGCCGGTGCCGGACTACCACCATCACGGCCTGCTCCGGGACGATGCCGGAAAGCGTCTCGCCAAGCGCTACCAGTCGGCGGCGCTCCGCGATCTGCGCGCAGACGGTCACAGCGCGGAAGACGTCCGCCGGATGGCCGATCCGGACCTTACCGTGGAATAGCCATCTCCACTGACTTGCGCGCTTACGCCTGCACGGGATTAAATTGCAGTAACGCATGTCAATTGCGGCTGGGAGGACAAGATGGCTCAATCGAGGAAAGCAGAGTCGAAACTCGACATACGCCCTCTGGCGGGTGCGCTCGGCGCGGAAATTCACGGACTCGACATCTCGCAGAATCTTGACGGCGCAAGCGTGGCCGCGCTTCGGCAGGCCTTGCTCGATCATCTGGTGATATTCCTGCCGGCCCAGGAACTGACGCCGCAGCGCCAGCTCGCTTTCGCCCAACATTTCGGCGAGCCCGTGAAATATCCATTCGTGAAGGGACTGGAGGATTGCCCGGAGGTCATGCAGATCCTCAAGACCGAGACGGATCAGGTCAATTTCGGCGGTGTCTGGCATTCCGACACCTCCTACAAGGACCATCCTCCAATGGGCACGATGCTGTACGCCGTCGAACTGCCCCCTTTCGGCGGGGACACCATGTTCGCGAACCAGTATCTGGCCTTCGAAGCGCTGTCGGACGGCATGAAGGCATTACTCTCGGACCTCAAAGCGATCAACGTCTCCGGCAAGGACCGGGTCCAGCAGACCCGAAGCGGCATGATACAGCGCGCGCCGGTCGGGCAAACGCCGGACGAACTGAGTGCGTGCCACCCGGTTGTCCGCACCCATCCCGAAACCGGGCGCAAATCGCTCTACGTCAATATCGCCCACACCACCCGGTTCGACGGAATGACCGAAGAGGAAAGCGCGCCGCTTCTGAACTTCTTGTTCCAGCATCAGATTCAACCGGAATTCACCTGCCGGTTCCGCTGGAGTCCGGGTGCGCTCGCCTTCTGGGATAATCGAGCGGCGATGCATTACCCGATCAACGACTACCATGGATACAGACGGGCCATGAACCGCGTAACCTTGGCGGGAGATCGGCCATTCTGAGGCGAGATTATTGCCGGAACCACCACTCCAAATTGAGTACAATTTCGCTAAAGGCACCACTAAATAAAGTGGATCGAGATCCGTTTTGCACTTAGTCTTGTGATGTGGCGGCAAAGAATGGCCGTCGGCCGCTTGTCCGGAGGGGGGGATGAGCGTGGCCGAATCTGTTCAGAGAAATCAGCCGGGAACGACCACATTGCCTTATTCGCGCCTCCGGGGCCAAGGTAACTTGGGGAACGACTCAGAGCCGCCGTTCGGTTCAACCGCGGGAGGGTTGAACCATAATGACCTGCCGATTCCGATCGACGCGGTGCCGGATGCGCTTGTCGTTTTCGATTCCGAGGGCATCATCCGCGGCGCCAACCGTCTGCTCGGCCAGCTTCTCGGATACAAATCCTCTGATCTGATCGGCCAGCAGGTCGAAATGCTGTTCCCCGATGCCGACCGGGCAGCCCACAGCTCGATCCGCCAGAGTCTCCTGAAACGCCCGCCCGAGGCTTCGCCAACCCTGCACCGTGAGGTCTTTGCGCGTCTGCGCCAGGGCACGCTGATCCCGATTGAGCTCTCCATGATGCGCGTGCCGACAGAGGTCGGCACCATGTTCACCGCCTCGATGCGAGACAGCTCGCGCCATGTCGAGATCGAGAAGGCATTGACCGAAGCGGTCGACGAGGCCGACGCCGCCAATGTCGCGAAAAGCCGGTTCCTCGGCACCATGAGCCACGAGCTGCGCACTCCGCTGAATGCCATCATCGGCTTTTCCGAGATGATCCAGCACGAGACGCTCGGTCCGATGCCGCATGCGAAATATGCGGATTACGTGAAGACCATCGGGGTCTCCGCTCGCCACCTGCTCGACCTGATCAACGAGTTGATCGACCTGTCGCTCATCGAGGACAACAGCCTGCGCCTGAAGCTTGAGCGATGCGATCTGA includes these proteins:
- the gluQRS gene encoding tRNA glutamyl-Q(34) synthetase GluQRS; translation: MGHAYSALFAAAEAARAGGTMLLRVEDIDVTRCRPEFEARNLEVLRWLGLTWPEPVRRQSEHLDDYQAALDRLKEMGLLYRCFLSRRELNEALSAPHGAPEVAPKDTDLLLPEKERLKREEEGAPFALRLRMARAMERAGALTWHDRARGKQDARPQIFGDVVLARRDIPTSYHLSVTVDDALQGVTLVTRGEDLFDSTHIHRLLQALLGLPVPDYHHHGLLRDDAGKRLAKRYQSAALRDLRADGHSAEDVRRMADPDLTVE
- a CDS encoding TauD/TfdA dioxygenase family protein, producing MAQSRKAESKLDIRPLAGALGAEIHGLDISQNLDGASVAALRQALLDHLVIFLPAQELTPQRQLAFAQHFGEPVKYPFVKGLEDCPEVMQILKTETDQVNFGGVWHSDTSYKDHPPMGTMLYAVELPPFGGDTMFANQYLAFEALSDGMKALLSDLKAINVSGKDRVQQTRSGMIQRAPVGQTPDELSACHPVVRTHPETGRKSLYVNIAHTTRFDGMTEEESAPLLNFLFQHQIQPEFTCRFRWSPGALAFWDNRAAMHYPINDYHGYRRAMNRVTLAGDRPF
- a CDS encoding PAS domain-containing sensor histidine kinase, producing MNHNDLPIPIDAVPDALVVFDSEGIIRGANRLLGQLLGYKSSDLIGQQVEMLFPDADRAAHSSIRQSLLKRPPEASPTLHREVFARLRQGTLIPIELSMMRVPTEVGTMFTASMRDSSRHVEIEKALTEAVDEADAANVAKSRFLGTMSHELRTPLNAIIGFSEMIQHETLGPMPHAKYADYVKTIGVSARHLLDLINELIDLSLIEDNSLRLKLERCDLKEILRECRSVIEPRAAAEKLKIRLLLPKEKVHHPVDQQRLRQVLLNLLSNAVKFTDAGGTITLALWKDATGVRVQVVDTGTGIAPAVLANIFELYVRSEAKRNVSAGGLGIGLHVSKRLTEAMGGTIGVESELGHGTTVTLSFPPTTALPANER